A section of the Rhizomicrobium sp. genome encodes:
- a CDS encoding ethanolamine ammonia-lyase subunit EutB, which yields MAYAQAIGSTRYVFDDLKMLLARASPARSGDRLAGLAAQTAEERVAARMALADLPLGEFLKSELVPYDSDEVTRLIADSHDAEAFAPVKAMTVGEFRDLLLAHETTAARLAVLAPGLTPEMAAAVSKLMRNQDLIAAARKVSVVTRFNNTIGLPGRLSVRLQPNHPTDDARGIAASIVDGLLYGSGDAVIGINPASDNVATVTDLLRMIDGMRRRWDVPTQSCVLAHVTTTLAAMAQGAPVDLVFQSIAGSEAANRSFGVDLALLREAREAALSLKRGAVGDNVMYFETGQGAALSAGAHHGVDQQTMETRAYAVARHFQPLLVNSVVGFIGPEYLFDGKEIVRAGLEDHFCGKLLGLPMGVDVCYTNHADADQDDMDNLLTLLCVAGCTYVMGVPGADDVMLSYQSTSFHDALYAREALSLRPAPEFETWLLKMGILDTDGRIRPRLAGSAAARLLDFVP from the coding sequence ATGGCCTATGCGCAAGCCATCGGTTCGACCCGCTACGTCTTCGACGATCTGAAGATGCTCTTGGCGCGCGCCTCGCCGGCCCGGTCGGGGGACCGGCTGGCGGGCTTGGCGGCGCAGACGGCCGAGGAGCGGGTGGCGGCGCGGATGGCGCTGGCCGACCTGCCGCTGGGCGAATTCCTGAAGAGCGAGCTCGTGCCTTACGACAGCGACGAGGTCACGCGGCTGATCGCCGACAGCCACGACGCGGAGGCTTTCGCGCCCGTGAAGGCGATGACGGTCGGGGAATTCCGCGATCTCCTGCTGGCGCATGAGACGACGGCGGCGCGGCTGGCGGTGCTGGCGCCGGGGCTGACGCCGGAGATGGCGGCGGCGGTGTCCAAGCTGATGCGCAACCAGGACCTGATCGCGGCGGCGCGCAAGGTGTCGGTGGTCACGCGGTTCAACAATACGATCGGCTTGCCGGGGCGGCTGTCGGTGCGGCTGCAGCCCAACCATCCGACCGACGACGCCAGGGGCATCGCGGCCTCCATCGTCGACGGGCTGCTCTACGGCAGCGGCGACGCGGTGATCGGGATCAATCCGGCGAGCGACAATGTCGCCACCGTGACCGACCTGCTGCGCATGATCGACGGGATGCGGCGGCGCTGGGACGTCCCGACCCAGTCCTGCGTGCTCGCCCATGTTACGACGACGCTGGCGGCGATGGCGCAGGGCGCGCCGGTCGATCTGGTGTTCCAGTCGATCGCGGGCAGCGAGGCGGCGAACCGCAGCTTCGGCGTGGACCTCGCCCTGCTGCGCGAGGCGCGCGAGGCGGCGCTTTCGCTCAAGCGGGGCGCCGTCGGCGACAATGTGATGTATTTCGAGACCGGCCAGGGCGCGGCCTTGTCGGCGGGGGCGCATCACGGTGTCGACCAGCAGACCATGGAGACGCGCGCCTATGCGGTCGCCCGGCACTTCCAGCCGCTGTTGGTCAACAGCGTGGTCGGCTTCATCGGACCGGAATACCTGTTCGACGGGAAGGAAATCGTCCGCGCGGGGCTGGAGGATCATTTCTGCGGCAAGCTGCTCGGCCTGCCGATGGGCGTCGACGTCTGCTACACCAACCATGCCGACGCCGACCAGGACGACATGGACAATCTGCTGACGCTGCTCTGCGTCGCGGGCTGCACCTATGTGATGGGCGTGCCGGGCGCGGACGACGTGATGCTGTCCTATCAGAGCACCTCGTTCCACGACGCGCTCTATGCGCGCGAGGCGTTG
- the aroQ gene encoding type II 3-dehydroquinate dehydratase: MPIYVLNGPTLNLLGTREPEIYGTTTLAQIAKLCAARVKSHGLSVVFRQSNHEGELIDWIQEAREKGSGVILNGAAYTHTSIAIHDALKALGKPIIEVHLSNPHAREPFRHRSFVSKVATGVICGLKEQGYLAAIDAMAVLIEGTS, encoded by the coding sequence TTGCCGATCTACGTGCTGAACGGTCCGACGCTCAATCTGCTGGGCACGCGCGAGCCGGAGATCTATGGCACGACCACGCTGGCGCAGATCGCAAAGCTTTGCGCCGCACGGGTGAAGAGCCATGGGCTGAGCGTCGTGTTCCGCCAGTCGAACCACGAGGGCGAACTGATCGACTGGATCCAGGAGGCGCGGGAGAAGGGTTCGGGCGTGATCCTGAACGGCGCGGCTTACACCCACACCTCCATCGCGATCCACGACGCGCTGAAGGCGCTGGGCAAGCCGATCATCGAAGTGCATCTCTCCAATCCGCATGCGCGGGAACCATTCCGCCATCGCTCCTTTGTCAGCAAGGTGGCGACCGGCGTGATCTGCGGATTGAAGGAACAGGGTTATCTGGCCGCCATCGACGCGATGGCGGTCCTCATCGAAGGCACGTCATGA
- the thiS gene encoding sulfur carrier protein ThiS yields MSLNVIVNGEPCRVPPSLSVHGLLAVLGLDPRKIAVERNLEIVPRSTYDAVLVEDGDKYEIVHFIGGGNAPVTPPVEDKPFVLAGKTYKSRLIVGTGKYRTYADNARALEASGAEIVTVAVRRVNLTDPSQPKLVDFIDPKKVTYLPNTAGCFTGEDAVRTLRLAREAGGWDLVKLEVLGEKKLLYPDMLETLRATEMLTKDGFKVMVYCSDDPLMAKRLEDLGAVAIMPLASPIGSGMGIQSTVNIRLIIEDAKVPVIVDAGIGTASDAAVAMELGCDAVISNTGIAHAKDPVKMAAAMKLAVEAGRLAWLAGRMPKKNYGDPSSPMTGLI; encoded by the coding sequence ATGAGCCTGAACGTCATCGTCAACGGCGAACCTTGCCGTGTCCCGCCGAGCCTCAGCGTGCACGGCCTGCTGGCCGTTCTCGGGCTGGACCCCAGGAAGATCGCGGTCGAACGCAATCTGGAGATCGTGCCGCGCTCGACCTATGACGCGGTGCTGGTCGAGGACGGCGACAAATACGAGATCGTGCATTTCATCGGCGGCGGCAACGCGCCGGTCACCCCGCCGGTGGAGGACAAGCCCTTCGTCCTCGCCGGCAAGACTTACAAGTCCCGCCTCATCGTCGGCACCGGCAAGTACAGGACTTACGCCGACAATGCCCGCGCGCTGGAAGCCAGCGGCGCCGAGATCGTGACCGTCGCGGTGCGCCGCGTGAACCTCACCGATCCCAGCCAGCCCAAGCTGGTCGACTTCATCGACCCGAAGAAAGTCACCTATCTGCCCAACACCGCCGGCTGCTTCACCGGCGAGGACGCGGTGCGCACCCTGCGCCTGGCGCGCGAGGCCGGCGGCTGGGACCTCGTGAAGCTCGAAGTCCTGGGCGAGAAGAAGCTGCTCTATCCCGACATGCTCGAAACGCTGCGCGCCACCGAGATGCTGACCAAGGACGGCTTCAAGGTGATGGTCTATTGCAGCGACGATCCTCTGATGGCCAAGCGGCTGGAAGACCTGGGCGCGGTGGCGATCATGCCGCTCGCCTCGCCGATCGGCTCGGGCATGGGCATTCAGTCCACGGTGAACATCCGCCTCATCATCGAGGACGCGAAAGTCCCCGTGATCGTGGACGCCGGCATCGGCACGGCCTCGGACGCGGCGGTGGCGATGGAGCTCGGCTGCGACGCGGTGATCTCGAACACCGGCATCGCGCACGCGAAGGATCCGGTGAAGATGGCGGCGGCGATGAAGCTCGCGGTCGAAGCCGGCCGCCTCGCCTGGCTCGCCGGGCGCATGCCGAAGAAGAACTACGGCGATCCGTCGAGCCCGATGACGGGGCTGATCTAG
- the accB gene encoding acetyl-CoA carboxylase biotin carboxyl carrier protein: protein MNMKDMKSIGARLSAGGKAKNGLVDAGAIRELAELLKETGLTEIEIEANGARLRVSKQTGGTVMAAAPAAAPAAGTAAAPAKPAGPHPGAVPSPMVGTVYLSPEPGAKAFVSVGQTVKEGDTLFIVEAMKTMNPITAPRGGTVSEVCVNDAQPVEFGQTLCILN, encoded by the coding sequence ATGAACATGAAGGATATGAAATCGATCGGCGCCAGGCTGTCCGCCGGCGGCAAGGCGAAGAACGGGCTGGTCGATGCCGGCGCGATCCGCGAACTGGCGGAGCTCCTCAAGGAGACGGGGCTGACCGAGATCGAGATCGAAGCGAACGGCGCGAGACTGCGCGTGTCCAAGCAGACGGGCGGCACCGTGATGGCGGCCGCGCCGGCCGCAGCCCCCGCGGCGGGCACCGCTGCGGCGCCCGCGAAGCCGGCAGGACCGCATCCCGGCGCGGTGCCTTCGCCGATGGTGGGCACGGTCTATCTGTCGCCCGAGCCCGGCGCCAAGGCGTTCGTCAGCGTCGGCCAGACCGTGAAGGAAGGCGACACGCTTTTCATCGTGGAAGCGATGAAGACGATGAACCCGATCACCGCGCCGCGTGGCGGCACGGTCAGCGAAGTCTGCGTCAACGACGCCCAGCCGGTCGAGTTCGGGCAGACGCTTTGCATCCTCAACTAG
- the accC gene encoding acetyl-CoA carboxylase biotin carboxylase subunit, whose product MFEKVLIANRGEIALRINRACKEMGIATVAVHSTADADAMHVRLADESVCIGPPPSAQSYRNIPAIIAACEITGAEAIHPGYGFLSENARFAEIVREHGITFIGPTPEHIRMMGDKITAIQAVKAVGIPTVPGSGGAVEDADAARIAGEIGYPVLIKATAGGGGKGMRVARSETELAMALSTARAEAKGAFGNDQVYMEKYLEKPRHIEIQVLADGVGNVIHLGERDCSLQRRLQKVWEEAGSPALNATQRDEIGAVVTKALKQLGYLGAGTIEFLFEDGQFYFIEMNTRLQVEHPVSEALTGIDIVREQIRIAAGGTLEMRQEDVTFNGHAIECRINAENPFTFQASPGKITQFHTPGGLGVRFDSAIYSGYSVPPYYDSLVGKLIVHAKNRNECLLRLRRALDELVVGGIDTTIPLFQLLVRDKDIIDGEYNIHWLEQWLAKNKPK is encoded by the coding sequence ATGTTTGAAAAAGTCCTCATCGCCAATCGCGGCGAGATCGCGCTTCGCATCAACCGGGCGTGCAAGGAGATGGGCATCGCCACCGTGGCGGTGCATTCCACGGCCGACGCCGACGCGATGCATGTGCGGCTCGCCGACGAGAGCGTGTGCATCGGCCCGCCGCCCTCGGCGCAGAGCTACCGCAACATCCCCGCCATCATCGCCGCCTGCGAGATCACCGGCGCGGAGGCGATCCATCCCGGCTACGGATTCCTCTCGGAGAATGCGCGCTTCGCGGAGATCGTGCGCGAGCACGGCATCACCTTCATCGGGCCGACGCCGGAGCACATCCGCATGATGGGCGACAAGATCACCGCCATCCAAGCGGTGAAGGCGGTCGGCATTCCGACCGTGCCCGGCTCGGGCGGCGCGGTCGAGGACGCCGATGCGGCGCGCATCGCCGGCGAGATCGGCTATCCGGTCCTGATCAAGGCGACGGCGGGCGGCGGCGGCAAGGGCATGCGGGTGGCGCGGAGCGAGACGGAGCTTGCGATGGCGCTCTCGACCGCGCGCGCCGAGGCCAAGGGCGCGTTCGGCAACGACCAGGTCTATATGGAGAAATATCTCGAGAAGCCCCGGCACATCGAGATCCAGGTGCTGGCGGATGGCGTCGGCAACGTCATCCATCTGGGCGAGCGCGACTGCTCGCTGCAGCGGCGGCTGCAGAAGGTGTGGGAGGAAGCCGGTTCGCCTGCGCTCAACGCGACACAGCGCGACGAGATCGGCGCCGTCGTGACCAAGGCGCTCAAGCAGCTCGGCTATCTCGGCGCCGGCACCATCGAATTCCTGTTCGAGGACGGGCAGTTCTACTTCATCGAGATGAACACGCGGCTGCAGGTCGAGCATCCGGTGAGCGAGGCGCTGACCGGCATCGACATCGTGCGCGAGCAGATTCGTATCGCGGCCGGCGGCACCTTGGAGATGCGCCAGGAGGACGTGACGTTCAACGGCCACGCCATCGAATGCCGCATCAACGCGGAGAACCCTTTCACCTTCCAGGCCTCGCCCGGAAAGATCACCCAATTCCACACGCCGGGCGGTCTGGGCGTGCGCTTCGACAGCGCGATCTATTCCGGCTACAGCGTCCCGCCCTATTACGACAGTCTGGTCGGCAAGCTGATCGTGCATGCCAAGAACCGCAACGAGTGCCTCTTGCGGCTGCGCCGCGCGCTCGATGAATTGGTGGTGGGCGGCATCGACACGACGATCCCGCTGTTCCAGCTCCTGGTCCGCGACAAGGACATCATCGACGGCGAGTACAACATACACTGGCTGGAACAATGGCTGGCGAAGAACAAGCCGAAATAG
- a CDS encoding alpha/beta hydrolase produces MAGEEQAEIAGLAPPVAAMLERMHANIGASIDAARIAAFRPIYSASQKDRTVAPGVGVRDIDIDGVMVRLYRPESDAPLPLHLYCHGGGFVIGSALSGELDGPLSRRAAAAECAVASVEYALAPEHPFPAGIEDCYRAMTGLAARAEELGLAAQAISVGGASSGGNFAAVLALLAKDRGGPKLILQLLEIAGVDLTKTSHAWRYPLPEHDTTRERDLAMLDLYIAKKDRAARYGSPLFVPDLEGLPPAYVMNAEFDPRRDECEAYVARLTDAGVDAVARKMEGHIHGSLMLAGWEPAERWQAEANAVLREANRAALAGETVVLRRP; encoded by the coding sequence ATGGCTGGCGAAGAACAAGCCGAAATAGCCGGGCTGGCGCCGCCGGTCGCGGCGATGCTGGAGCGGATGCACGCCAACATCGGCGCATCGATCGACGCGGCGCGGATCGCGGCCTTCCGGCCGATCTATTCGGCGAGCCAGAAGGATCGCACCGTCGCGCCAGGCGTCGGCGTGCGCGATATCGACATCGACGGTGTCATGGTGCGGCTCTACCGGCCCGAGAGCGACGCACCGCTACCGCTGCATCTCTACTGCCATGGTGGCGGCTTCGTGATCGGCTCGGCGCTGTCGGGCGAATTGGATGGGCCGCTGTCGCGGCGTGCCGCGGCGGCGGAGTGCGCGGTTGCGTCGGTCGAGTACGCGCTGGCGCCGGAACATCCTTTTCCGGCCGGGATCGAGGATTGCTATCGCGCCATGACCGGCCTCGCGGCACGGGCGGAGGAGCTCGGCCTTGCGGCGCAGGCGATCAGTGTCGGCGGCGCGTCGTCGGGCGGCAATTTCGCCGCGGTGCTGGCGCTGCTGGCGAAGGACCGCGGCGGGCCGAAGCTCATCCTGCAATTGCTGGAGATCGCGGGCGTCGACCTGACCAAGACCTCGCATGCCTGGCGCTACCCGCTGCCGGAGCACGACACGACGCGCGAGCGCGATCTCGCCATGCTCGATCTCTATATCGCGAAGAAGGACCGGGCAGCGCGCTACGGCTCGCCGCTCTTCGTGCCCGATCTCGAAGGGCTGCCGCCGGCTTACGTCATGAACGCGGAGTTCGACCCGCGCCGCGACGAATGCGAGGCCTATGTCGCGCGGCTGACCGATGCCGGGGTGGACGCGGTGGCGCGCAAGATGGAAGGCCATATCCACGGCTCCCTCATGCTGGCGGGCTGGGAGCCGGCGGAGCGCTGGCAGGCGGAAGCCAACGCCGTGCTGCGCGAGGCCAATCGCGCCGCGTTGGCGGGCGAGACGGTCGTTCTGCGCAGGCCTTGA